Proteins encoded in a region of the Elaeis guineensis isolate ETL-2024a chromosome 7, EG11, whole genome shotgun sequence genome:
- the LOC105048804 gene encoding E3 ubiquitin-protein ligase MPSR1 produces the protein MAAAGDGILEELLRGGGGGGGMGNFFPIIVGVLGPPAGTEGPDRVVLVNPLTQGMVVLEGDAGHLSDILADVGAAGKRGPPPASKASIEAMRTVEVGEGDLSEQECAVCLDGFKSSGGVVKEMPCRHMFHGGCIEKWLGMHGSCPVCRYQMPVEEEDGARKGGEREGVGEGTVMRREIWMTIAFGVGDGTDRQRGEEGRADGGDEGEQQL, from the coding sequence ATGGCGGCGGCGGGGGACGGGATCCTGGAGGAGCTGCTAAGAGGTGGCGGCGGTGGAGGAGGGATGGGGAACTTCTTTCCGATCATCGTCGGAGTGCTGGGACCGCCGGCCGGGACCGAAGGGCCAGATCGGGTAGTGCTGGTAAACCCGTTGACGCAGGGGATGGTGGTGCTGGAGGGGGACGCGGGCCATCTCTCGGATATCCTCGCCGACGTGGGGGCTGCTGGAAAGAGGGGGCCGCCGCCGGCATCGAAGGCGTCGATCGAGGCGATGAGGACGGTGGAGGTCGGGGAAGGGGATCTGTCGGAGCAGGAGTGTGCGGTGTGCCTCGACGGGTTCAAGAGCAGCGGCGGGGTGGTGAAGGAGATGCCGTGCAGGCATATGTTCCACGGGGGGTGTATCGAGAAGTGGCTGGGGATGCACGGGTCGTGCCCGGTGTGCAGGTATCAGATGCCGGTGGAGGAGGAGGATGGGGCGAGGAAGGGCGGCGAGAGGGAGGGAGTCGGGGAGGGGACGGTGATGAGGAGGGAGATTTGGATGACGATAGCGTTTGGCGTGGGGGATGGAACGGATCGGCAGCGCGGAGAAGAGGGGAGAGCGGATGGCGGTGATGAAGGGGAGCAACAACTTTGA